A portion of the Deinococcus peraridilitoris DSM 19664 genome contains these proteins:
- a CDS encoding saccharopine dehydrogenase family protein → MSRVIIIGAGGVGNVVAKKCAQNDEVFTEVLLASRTVAKCDKIVAEIREHFPQSKTVFTTASVDADNVPELMQLIRGFGPALVINVALPYQDLTIMDACLETGVHYLDTANYEPRDVAKFEYSWQWAYRERFESAGLMALLGCGFDPGATNVFTAYHAKHHFQEIHYLDIVDCNNGNHGKAFATNFNPEINIREITANGRYWENGQWVETAPLEISQDIYYPKVQTRKSYVLYHEELESLVQNFPAIRRARFWMTFGEAYIKHLSVLEAIGMTSIKPVNFQGQQIIPLEFLKAVLPAPESLAENYTGQTCIGVQAKGIGKNGEEKVHFVYNVCDHAETYKEVQAQAVSYTTGVPAMIGAMLMLRGDWMKAGVYNVEEFDPDPFVEAMNRWGLPVDELSGIELVRD, encoded by the coding sequence ATGAGCCGAGTGATCATTATCGGCGCGGGCGGCGTCGGAAACGTCGTCGCCAAAAAGTGCGCCCAGAACGACGAGGTCTTCACCGAGGTGCTGCTCGCCAGCCGCACGGTGGCCAAGTGCGACAAGATCGTCGCCGAGATTCGCGAGCACTTTCCGCAGAGCAAGACCGTCTTCACGACTGCCAGCGTCGACGCCGACAATGTGCCCGAGCTCATGCAGCTGATTCGGGGCTTTGGTCCAGCGCTGGTCATCAACGTCGCGCTGCCGTACCAGGACCTGACCATCATGGACGCCTGCCTCGAAACGGGTGTGCATTACCTCGACACGGCCAACTACGAGCCGCGTGACGTGGCGAAGTTCGAGTACTCCTGGCAGTGGGCTTACCGCGAGCGTTTCGAATCTGCCGGCCTGATGGCACTGCTGGGCTGTGGCTTCGATCCCGGGGCCACCAACGTCTTCACGGCCTACCACGCCAAGCACCACTTTCAGGAAATTCACTACCTCGACATCGTGGACTGCAACAACGGCAACCACGGCAAGGCCTTTGCGACCAATTTCAACCCGGAAATCAACATCCGCGAAATCACCGCCAACGGCCGCTACTGGGAAAACGGGCAATGGGTCGAGACCGCGCCGCTGGAAATCTCGCAGGACATCTACTACCCCAAGGTCCAGACCCGCAAGAGCTACGTGCTGTACCACGAGGAACTCGAAAGCCTCGTGCAGAACTTTCCCGCCATCCGGCGCGCGCGTTTCTGGATGACCTTTGGCGAGGCCTACATCAAGCACCTCAGCGTGCTCGAAGCCATCGGCATGACCAGCATCAAGCCGGTGAATTTTCAGGGCCAGCAGATCATCCCGCTGGAGTTCCTCAAGGCCGTGCTGCCCGCCCCGGAATCGCTCGCCGAGAATTACACCGGCCAGACCTGCATCGGCGTGCAGGCCAAGGGGATCGGCAAGAACGGCGAGGAGAAGGTGCACTTCGTGTACAACGTCTGTGACCACGCCGAGACGTATAAGGAAGTGCAGGCCCAGGCGGTCAGCTACACCACGGGTGTGCCCGCCATGATCGGCGCGATGCTGATGCTGCGCGGTGACTGGATGAAGGCCGGGGTTTATAACGTCGAGGAGTTCGACCCCGATCCCTTTGTCGAGGCCATGAATCGCTGGGGCCTCCCGGTGGACGAGCTGAGCGGCATCGAACTCGTGCGCGACTGA
- the nspC gene encoding carboxynorspermidine decarboxylase has translation MTLTLSPVRPVQDISWDQIPSPAFVLDEGRLKRNLELIQHVADQSGAEIIVAFKGFAMWSSFDLVRQYVSGATASSLNEALLAKEEMRGEVHVYAPAYSDEDFGPMLQLADHLTFNSFSQWERFRPQVQAARAAGKKVGIGIRINPEYSEVGTALYNPSMPFSRLGVTRARFHPDLLDGVDGLHFHTLCENDSDTLERVLEVIEQNFGEFLPQMQWVNFGGGHLMTREGYDLERLIRVVRNFREKWGVKVILEPGSAFGWQTGWLVSSVLDVLHNEKEIAILDISVSAHMPDVLEMPYRPGILGAALPGEKAHTYLLGGTTCLSGDVVGEYSFDAPLQLGDRVVFDDMIHYTMVKTTFFNGVKHPDIGILSVDGQYRVVKQFGYEEFKAKLS, from the coding sequence GTGACGCTCACCCTATCCCCGGTCCGTCCGGTTCAAGACATTTCCTGGGACCAGATTCCCTCGCCGGCTTTCGTGCTCGACGAAGGCCGCCTGAAGCGCAACCTCGAACTGATTCAGCACGTCGCTGACCAGAGCGGCGCCGAGATCATCGTGGCCTTCAAGGGGTTTGCCATGTGGAGCAGTTTCGACCTCGTGCGCCAGTACGTCTCCGGGGCCACGGCGAGCAGCCTCAACGAGGCGTTGCTCGCCAAAGAGGAAATGCGCGGTGAGGTGCACGTGTACGCGCCCGCCTACAGCGACGAGGACTTTGGACCGATGTTGCAGCTGGCCGACCACCTGACCTTCAACTCGTTCTCGCAGTGGGAACGCTTCAGGCCGCAGGTTCAGGCTGCCCGCGCGGCCGGCAAGAAAGTCGGGATCGGCATCCGCATCAATCCGGAATACTCCGAGGTCGGCACGGCCCTCTACAACCCCAGCATGCCCTTTTCCCGCCTGGGGGTGACGCGCGCGCGCTTCCACCCGGACCTGCTCGACGGTGTGGACGGTCTGCACTTCCATACTCTCTGCGAAAATGACAGCGACACCCTGGAGCGGGTGCTGGAGGTCATCGAGCAGAATTTCGGTGAGTTTCTTCCACAGATGCAGTGGGTCAACTTTGGCGGTGGCCACCTGATGACCCGCGAAGGCTACGACCTGGAACGCCTGATCCGGGTGGTGAGAAACTTCCGCGAGAAGTGGGGCGTGAAGGTCATCCTGGAGCCCGGCAGCGCCTTTGGCTGGCAGACCGGCTGGCTGGTGTCCAGCGTACTCGACGTGCTGCACAACGAAAAGGAAATCGCCATCCTGGACATCAGCGTGAGTGCGCACATGCCCGACGTGCTCGAAATGCCTTACCGTCCCGGCATCCTGGGTGCGGCCCTGCCCGGCGAGAAAGCCCACACCTACCTGCTGGGCGGCACGACCTGCCTTTCGGGGGACGTGGTCGGAGAGTACAGTTTCGACGCGCCCCTGCAGCTGGGTGACCGGGTGGTGTTCGACGACATGATCCACTACACCATGGTCAAGACAACCTTTTTCAATGGCGTCAAGCACCCCGACATCGGCATTCTGTCGGTGGACGGTCAGTACCGCGTGGTGAAGCAGTTCGGTTACGAGGAATTCAAGGCCAAGCTTTCGTAG
- a CDS encoding methylenetetrahydrofolate reductase: protein MSLSKNLGRSFVVTAELDPPRGPDPTSTLNEARALRGLVDAVNVSDSPMANLRMSPIAIAHLIQRDLSLEVIFHLTCRDRNVLGLQAELLGAHALGVRHILCLYGDPPTRGDHPEATGVYEVGADGLASMASELNAGRSKAGRELGSCTDFRIGVALNPTNPDLEREKERLQQKVSAGAHFAQTQPVFSTEQVERFMDAVGELPIPVLFGVLPIRSVKMAQNVSKWASVPAELLSAVEEGGAAAGVAWSAKLVEDLRGLGVAGVHLYPLGKPEIVGRVLGETPALTAG, encoded by the coding sequence ATGAGCCTCAGCAAAAACCTTGGCCGCTCGTTTGTCGTCACCGCCGAACTCGATCCACCGCGTGGGCCGGACCCGACCTCCACCCTGAACGAGGCCCGAGCGCTGCGTGGCCTGGTGGACGCCGTGAACGTCAGCGACTCGCCCATGGCGAATCTGCGCATGAGCCCCATCGCCATCGCCCACCTGATTCAGCGCGACCTGAGCCTGGAGGTCATTTTCCACCTGACCTGCCGCGACCGCAACGTGCTGGGCCTGCAGGCGGAGCTGCTCGGCGCACACGCGCTGGGGGTACGCCACATCCTGTGCCTGTACGGTGACCCACCCACACGCGGCGATCACCCGGAGGCCACCGGTGTCTACGAGGTGGGCGCGGACGGGCTGGCCTCGATGGCCAGCGAACTGAACGCGGGACGCTCCAAGGCGGGCCGGGAACTGGGGTCGTGCACCGATTTCCGCATTGGCGTGGCCCTTAACCCGACCAACCCTGACCTCGAACGTGAAAAAGAGCGCCTGCAGCAGAAGGTGAGCGCGGGCGCGCACTTTGCGCAGACCCAGCCGGTCTTCTCGACCGAACAGGTAGAGCGCTTCATGGATGCGGTCGGCGAACTGCCCATTCCGGTGCTGTTCGGCGTGCTGCCGATTCGCAGCGTCAAGATGGCGCAGAACGTCTCCAAGTGGGCGAGCGTCCCGGCGGAGCTGCTCAGCGCCGTCGAGGAGGGCGGCGCGGCCGCCGGGGTGGCGTGGAGCGCCAAGCTCGTCGAGGACCTGCGCGGGCTCGGTGTGGCGGGCGTGCACCTCTATCCTCTCGGCAAACCCGAGATCGTGGGGCGGGTGCTGGGCGAAACCCCGGCTTTGACGGCGGGCTGA
- the metH gene encoding methionine synthase: protein MGTMIQARQLSELDYWREDFGADLKPQALRGNHDLLNLTRPDVIADIHRAFLEAGADILETNTFSSTSIAQADYGMQAWVRALNVEGARIARELADEFTRLDPGKPRFVAGSIGPTNRTATLSPDVNDPGFRAVDFDELVRAYEEQTEALIEGGADLLLIETVFDTLNCKAALFAAQEVFDRLGRELPIMLSGTITDASGRTLSGQTAEAFAASVSHAPLLSLGLNCALGADMLRPHLRSIAGSTDAFVSIHPNAGLPNAFGEYDETPEQMAQVLGEFARDGLLNIVGGCCGTTPEHIRAIAEAVETSQPRAPAPLPALPLFSGLEPLRITPETNFVNVGERTNITGSPKFSQAILAGDYDAGLRIARQQVLNGAQVVDINVDEGLLDSEAVMVRFLNLLAAEPDIARVPLMLDSSRWDVLEAGLKRVQGKAIVNSISLKEGEAEFLRQARRIRRYGAAVVVMAFDERGQADNAPRRIEICSRAYQLLTEQANFAPQDIIFDPNVLTVATGIPEHDRYALDFIEATRWIKQNLPGALVSGGISNVSFSFRGNNHVREAMHSVFLYHAIRAGLDMGIVNAGMLAVYDDLESELRERVEDVILARRPDAADRLLEIAERYKGEKKTRAEAAAWRELPVRERLQHALVQGVADFVEVDAEEAYQLLGSPLEVIEGPLMDGMNIVGDLFGSGKMFLPQVVKSARVMKRAVAHLTPYLEAQKQEGSRKGRVLLATVKGDVHDIGKNIVGVVLGCNGYEVTDLGVMVSAEKILAEARRLEVDVIGLSGLITPSLDEMVHVARELERQELTLPLLIGGATTSRTHTAVKIAPARRAPVVHVHDASRAVTTVGDLLGANKDAFLQRTRDEYVGLRDRHENRKIRLLTLEQARARGPRLPHAGTPAPRQPGRQVIEQNVSGLLDFIDWTPFFIAWELPGVYPKILDDPKVGAQARELLADAQALLRRIVEEELLTARAVVGLYPAESTGDDVRLLQPGGETLATLHTLRQQREQGGANLALSDFVAPQGSVTDHAGLFAVTIHGAEELAAQFEAQHDDYSSILVKAVADRLAEAFAEKLHADVRRDLWGYAHSEDLTGEDLIKERYVGIRPAPGYPAQPDHTEKRTLFEVLQAEEIGLRLTESGAMWPAASVSGLYFAHPESRYFAIGRIGRDQVEDYAERKGWTLQEAERWLAPVLAYDPAGAVSAQAGPNSQPTAPSAKEAV, encoded by the coding sequence ATGGGCACCATGATTCAGGCCCGCCAGCTGAGCGAACTCGATTACTGGCGCGAAGATTTTGGCGCAGACCTGAAACCTCAGGCGCTGCGCGGCAACCACGATCTGCTCAACCTGACCCGCCCGGACGTCATCGCGGACATTCACCGCGCGTTCCTGGAAGCGGGCGCTGACATTCTGGAGACCAATACCTTCAGCTCGACCAGCATCGCGCAGGCCGACTACGGCATGCAGGCCTGGGTCCGGGCGCTCAACGTCGAGGGCGCGCGCATCGCGCGGGAACTGGCCGACGAATTCACCCGCCTCGACCCCGGCAAACCACGCTTCGTGGCGGGCTCGATCGGCCCGACCAACCGCACGGCGACCCTGTCGCCGGACGTGAACGATCCTGGCTTCCGGGCGGTGGACTTCGACGAACTCGTGCGGGCCTATGAGGAGCAGACCGAGGCGCTGATCGAGGGCGGCGCGGACCTGCTGCTGATCGAGACCGTCTTTGATACCCTCAACTGCAAGGCGGCCCTGTTTGCCGCGCAGGAAGTCTTCGACCGGCTGGGGCGCGAGCTGCCCATCATGCTGTCCGGAACCATCACGGACGCCAGCGGGCGCACGCTGTCGGGGCAGACTGCCGAGGCCTTCGCGGCGTCGGTGTCGCACGCTCCCCTGCTCAGCCTGGGCCTCAACTGTGCGCTGGGCGCCGACATGCTGCGCCCGCACCTGCGCTCCATCGCCGGCAGCACCGACGCCTTCGTGAGCATTCACCCCAACGCGGGCCTGCCCAACGCCTTCGGCGAGTACGACGAAACACCCGAGCAGATGGCGCAGGTGCTGGGCGAATTTGCGCGCGACGGTCTGCTGAACATCGTGGGCGGCTGCTGCGGCACCACGCCCGAGCACATCCGCGCCATCGCGGAGGCGGTCGAGACGTCGCAGCCCCGTGCGCCTGCGCCCCTGCCCGCCCTGCCGCTGTTCTCCGGGCTGGAGCCTCTCAGGATCACGCCGGAAACCAACTTCGTCAACGTGGGTGAGCGGACCAACATCACCGGCAGCCCGAAGTTCTCGCAGGCGATTCTGGCCGGGGACTACGACGCGGGCCTCAGGATCGCCCGGCAGCAGGTACTGAACGGCGCGCAGGTGGTGGACATCAACGTGGACGAGGGGCTGCTCGATTCCGAAGCGGTGATGGTGCGCTTTCTGAACCTGCTGGCCGCCGAGCCCGACATCGCCCGCGTGCCCCTGATGCTCGACTCCAGCCGCTGGGACGTGCTGGAAGCAGGTCTCAAGCGCGTGCAGGGCAAGGCCATCGTGAACTCCATCAGCCTCAAGGAAGGTGAAGCGGAATTCCTGCGTCAGGCGCGGCGCATTCGCCGCTATGGGGCCGCCGTGGTGGTGATGGCCTTTGACGAGCGCGGACAGGCCGACAACGCCCCGCGCCGCATCGAGATCTGCTCGCGTGCCTACCAGTTGCTGACCGAACAGGCGAATTTCGCGCCGCAGGACATCATCTTCGATCCCAACGTGCTGACCGTCGCCACCGGGATTCCCGAGCACGACCGCTACGCGCTCGACTTCATCGAGGCGACACGCTGGATCAAGCAGAACCTACCCGGGGCCCTGGTGTCAGGCGGAATCAGCAACGTGTCGTTCAGCTTCCGGGGCAACAACCACGTGCGTGAAGCGATGCACAGCGTCTTTCTGTACCACGCCATTCGCGCGGGGCTCGACATGGGCATCGTGAACGCCGGAATGCTCGCGGTGTACGACGATCTGGAAAGCGAGCTGCGCGAGCGGGTCGAGGACGTGATCCTGGCCCGCCGCCCGGACGCCGCCGACCGCCTGCTGGAGATCGCCGAGCGCTACAAGGGCGAGAAAAAAACCAGGGCCGAGGCCGCCGCCTGGCGTGAACTGCCGGTACGTGAGCGCCTGCAGCACGCCCTGGTGCAGGGCGTGGCGGACTTCGTGGAAGTCGACGCCGAGGAAGCCTACCAGCTGCTCGGCTCACCCCTGGAGGTGATCGAGGGGCCCCTGATGGACGGCATGAACATCGTCGGGGACCTGTTCGGCAGCGGCAAGATGTTTCTGCCGCAGGTCGTGAAGTCGGCGCGGGTGATGAAACGCGCCGTCGCGCACCTCACGCCGTACCTGGAAGCCCAGAAACAGGAAGGCTCACGCAAGGGCCGGGTGCTGCTGGCGACCGTCAAGGGCGACGTGCACGACATCGGCAAGAACATCGTCGGGGTGGTGCTGGGCTGCAACGGCTACGAGGTGACCGACCTGGGCGTGATGGTCAGTGCCGAGAAGATTCTTGCCGAAGCGCGGCGCCTGGAGGTGGACGTCATCGGCCTGTCGGGCCTGATCACCCCCAGCCTCGACGAGATGGTTCACGTCGCGCGCGAACTGGAGCGCCAGGAACTCACGCTGCCCCTCCTGATCGGCGGCGCGACCACCTCGCGCACGCACACGGCGGTCAAGATCGCGCCCGCCCGCCGCGCGCCGGTGGTGCACGTGCACGACGCCAGCCGTGCGGTGACCACCGTCGGCGACCTGCTTGGGGCGAACAAGGACGCCTTTTTGCAGCGCACCCGTGACGAGTACGTGGGCTTGCGTGACCGTCACGAGAACCGCAAGATCCGCCTGCTGACCCTGGAACAGGCCCGCGCGCGGGGACCCCGGCTGCCCCATGCCGGAACGCCCGCACCGCGCCAGCCGGGGCGGCAGGTCATCGAGCAGAACGTGTCCGGTCTGCTGGACTTTATCGACTGGACCCCGTTCTTCATCGCCTGGGAACTGCCCGGCGTCTACCCCAAAATTCTGGATGACCCCAAGGTGGGCGCGCAGGCCCGCGAACTGCTGGCCGACGCCCAGGCACTGCTGCGGCGCATCGTCGAGGAAGAGCTGCTCACGGCGCGCGCGGTCGTGGGCCTCTACCCGGCGGAAAGTACGGGCGACGACGTGAGACTGCTGCAGCCGGGCGGCGAAACGCTCGCCACCCTGCACACCCTGCGCCAGCAGCGCGAGCAGGGCGGCGCCAACCTCGCCCTCTCCGACTTCGTGGCGCCCCAGGGCAGCGTCACGGACCACGCGGGCCTGTTCGCGGTGACCATCCACGGGGCCGAGGAGCTCGCTGCGCAGTTCGAGGCCCAGCACGACGACTACAGCTCGATTCTGGTCAAGGCCGTGGCCGACCGTCTGGCCGAGGCCTTCGCCGAGAAACTGCACGCCGATGTGCGCCGGGACCTGTGGGGCTATGCCCACAGCGAGGACCTCACCGGCGAGGACCTGATCAAGGAGCGCTACGTGGGAATCCGCCCGGCGCCCGGCTATCCGGCGCAACCCGACCACACCGAGAAGCGCACCCTCTTTGAGGTGCTGCAGGCCGAGGAGATCGGGCTCAGGCTGACCGAGAGCGGCGCCATGTGGCCCGCCGCCAGCGTGAGCGGCCTCTACTTCGCGCACCCCGAGTCGCGCTACTTCGCCATCGGGCGCATCGGACGCGATCAGGTCGAGGACTACGCCGAGCGCAAGGGCTGGACCCTGCAGGAAGCCGAACGCTGGCTGGCTCCCGTGCTCGCCTATGACCCGGCCGGCGCGGTGAGCGCCCAGGCCGGCCCGAACTCCCAGCCCACCGCCCCTTCTGCAAAGGAAGCCGTATGA
- a CDS encoding sulfite exporter TauE/SafE family protein, with the protein MILIALGILTGLLVSSTGIGGGSLLTPLLILVGVPLQVVIGTDLVAASGTKLVATIRHSQARQVDWRTVARLASGSLPAALIAGLLPVDGSSLRRFLAVALILTAIAQIWQPKSSAPRFVTALPLPLVGVLVGAMVGITSVGSGALTALYLRWAQPQLPLARLAGTDVVHGLFLTGVAAMAHASRAAVDWRIALLVLCGSVPAAWIGASLVSRLGQKASRSLLGGVLFVSGCLLLLR; encoded by the coding sequence ATGATCCTGATCGCACTTGGCATTCTGACCGGTCTGCTGGTCTCCAGCACCGGGATCGGGGGTGGAAGCTTACTCACCCCCCTTTTAATTCTGGTGGGCGTGCCACTGCAGGTCGTGATCGGGACCGATCTGGTCGCGGCAAGCGGGACCAAGCTGGTCGCGACTATCCGGCACAGTCAGGCGCGGCAGGTGGACTGGCGTACCGTTGCGCGGCTGGCATCCGGGAGTCTTCCAGCCGCCCTGATCGCCGGCCTTCTCCCCGTCGACGGTTCGTCGCTCAGGCGCTTTCTGGCCGTGGCGCTGATTCTCACGGCCATCGCGCAAATCTGGCAACCGAAATCGAGCGCGCCACGGTTCGTCACTGCATTGCCATTGCCGCTCGTCGGCGTGCTGGTGGGAGCCATGGTCGGAATCACCAGCGTGGGAAGCGGCGCCCTCACGGCACTTTATCTGCGGTGGGCGCAGCCACAGCTCCCGCTGGCGCGCCTCGCCGGGACAGACGTCGTGCATGGCCTGTTTCTGACCGGCGTAGCGGCCATGGCGCACGCCTCCCGCGCTGCAGTGGACTGGCGGATCGCTTTGCTGGTGCTGTGTGGCAGCGTTCCAGCGGCGTGGATCGGCGCCTCGCTGGTTTCACGACTTGGGCAAAAGGCATCACGCTCGCTGCTCGGCGGAGTACTGTTCGTATCAGGTTGTCTGCTCCTGCTCCGTTGA
- the sat gene encoding sulfate adenylyltransferase, whose product MTLTADTLPTPLGGQLVWRVGNLDAAELATLPTLELSARNYADLELIATGVYSPLTGFMGEADYQSVIDRMRLASGTPWSVPITLGVSREDAPRLRGPVALTYHGELVGRLDVQEQYEAHKQYEAREVYRTQDEAHPGVAALYAQGDINLAGNVTLLRLDRGRFPEYHHTPRETRDAFAARGWQTVVAFQTRNPIHRAHEYLHKVALEHVDGLLLHPLVGETKSDDVPADVRMRAYRELLAHYYPAARTFLSVYPAAMRYAGPREAVMHAISRRNYGCTHFIVGRDHAGVGSYYGTYDAQEIFNAFSRAELGIEILKFEHTFYCRKCTQLVSPRTCPHDSSEHLVLSGTKVREILRSGGDLPVEFTRPEVAEVLREAYRDV is encoded by the coding sequence TTGACCCTCACTGCTGACACCCTCCCCACCCCGCTTGGCGGCCAGCTCGTCTGGCGCGTCGGAAACCTCGACGCGGCCGAGCTCGCCACGCTCCCGACACTCGAACTCAGCGCGCGCAACTACGCCGACCTCGAGCTGATCGCCACGGGCGTCTACTCGCCCCTGACCGGCTTCATGGGCGAGGCGGACTACCAGAGCGTGATCGACCGCATGCGGCTGGCGAGTGGCACTCCCTGGAGCGTGCCGATCACCCTCGGCGTCAGCCGCGAGGATGCTCCGCGCCTGCGCGGCCCGGTCGCGCTGACCTACCACGGTGAACTGGTCGGTCGGCTCGACGTGCAGGAACAGTACGAAGCGCACAAGCAGTACGAAGCGCGCGAAGTCTACCGCACCCAGGACGAGGCGCACCCGGGCGTGGCGGCGCTGTACGCGCAGGGCGACATCAACCTGGCGGGTAACGTGACGCTGCTCAGGCTCGACCGTGGCCGCTTTCCGGAGTATCACCACACGCCGCGCGAGACGCGTGACGCGTTCGCCGCGCGCGGCTGGCAGACCGTGGTGGCTTTCCAGACCCGCAACCCGATTCACCGCGCGCACGAGTACCTGCACAAGGTCGCACTGGAGCACGTGGACGGGCTGCTGCTGCACCCACTGGTCGGCGAGACCAAATCCGACGACGTGCCCGCCGACGTGCGCATGCGCGCCTACCGCGAGCTGCTCGCGCACTATTATCCTGCGGCGCGCACCTTCCTGAGCGTCTACCCGGCGGCCATGCGCTACGCCGGACCGCGCGAGGCGGTCATGCACGCGATTTCGCGGCGCAATTACGGCTGCACCCACTTTATTGTCGGGCGCGACCACGCGGGTGTCGGCAGCTACTACGGTACCTACGACGCGCAGGAAATCTTTAACGCCTTTTCGCGCGCCGAGCTGGGCATCGAGATTCTGAAATTCGAGCACACCTTTTATTGCCGCAAGTGTACCCAGCTGGTCTCGCCGCGCACCTGCCCGCACGACAGCAGCGAGCATCTGGTCCTCTCCGGCACCAAAGTGCGCGAGATTCTGCGCAGCGGCGGCGACCTGCCGGTGGAATTTACCCGTCCCGAGGTTGCAGAAGTTTTGCGTGAAGCCTACCGCGACGTATGA
- a CDS encoding phosphoadenylyl-sulfate reductase has translation MAKLPEFNEHTHPTDVIAWALQAHPDILMPSAFNLNGTVLIDLAAQAGYRGEVAFVDTGYHFPETLVTRDRLAERYPELTFVTLKAGQNLPDEGQYITDPDGCCAVRKVAPLQNYLAQKNPSALLNGRSRDQASTRAEIPFVEEGARRRINPLAYWTREQLEAYAQEQELPVNPLYWDGFLSIGCWPCTRAVRPGEDARAGRWAGKGKTECGLWVGEKAL, from the coding sequence ATGGCGAAGTTGCCCGAGTTTAACGAGCACACCCACCCGACCGACGTGATCGCCTGGGCACTGCAGGCGCATCCGGACATCCTGATGCCCAGCGCCTTCAACCTCAACGGCACGGTTCTAATCGACCTCGCCGCGCAGGCGGGCTACCGCGGCGAGGTGGCCTTTGTCGATACCGGCTACCATTTCCCCGAGACGCTCGTGACCCGCGACCGCCTCGCGGAGCGCTACCCCGAACTGACCTTCGTGACCCTCAAAGCGGGCCAGAACCTGCCGGACGAGGGGCAGTACATCACCGACCCCGACGGCTGCTGCGCCGTGCGCAAGGTCGCGCCGCTGCAGAACTACCTCGCGCAGAAGAACCCCAGCGCGCTGCTCAACGGCCGCTCGCGCGACCAGGCCAGCACCCGCGCCGAGATTCCCTTCGTGGAAGAAGGCGCGCGGCGGCGCATCAACCCGCTGGCCTACTGGACCCGCGAGCAGCTGGAGGCCTACGCCCAGGAGCAGGAACTCCCCGTGAATCCGCTGTACTGGGACGGCTTCCTCTCGATCGGCTGCTGGCCGTGCACGCGGGCCGTGCGCCCTGGTGAGGACGCCCGCGCGGGCCGCTGGGCCGGCAAGGGCAAGACCGAGTGCGGGCTGTGGGTCGGCGAAAAAGCGCTGTAA
- the cysC gene encoding adenylyl-sulfate kinase, producing MSRTRQGRVVWFTGLSGAGKTTLAQALYQELVDQGEQVELLDGDAVRENLSKGLGFSKADRDTNVRRIAFVAGLLARHGVTVLVSAISPYRDTRDQVLSELPNALEVFVDAPLDVVTQRDVKGLYEKALRGEIQHFTGVNDPYEAPLKADIHLKTDEISVQEGLQRLLSALGVQHGEVARV from the coding sequence GTGAGCCGCACCCGGCAAGGACGCGTGGTGTGGTTTACCGGCCTCTCCGGTGCCGGCAAGACCACCCTGGCCCAGGCGCTCTATCAAGAGCTGGTGGACCAGGGCGAGCAGGTGGAGCTGCTCGACGGTGACGCCGTGCGTGAGAATCTTTCGAAGGGCCTGGGGTTCAGCAAGGCCGACCGGGACACCAACGTGCGCCGCATCGCCTTCGTGGCGGGCCTGCTCGCCCGCCACGGCGTCACGGTGCTGGTGAGCGCCATCAGCCCCTACCGCGACACCCGCGACCAGGTACTCAGTGAGCTGCCCAACGCCCTGGAAGTCTTCGTAGACGCGCCCCTGGACGTGGTGACACAGCGCGACGTCAAGGGTCTGTATGAAAAGGCGCTGCGCGGCGAGATTCAGCACTTCACCGGAGTGAACGATCCGTACGAGGCGCCCCTGAAGGCCGACATTCACCTCAAGACCGACGAAATCAGCGTGCAAGAAGGCCTGCAGCGTCTTCTGAGCGCCCTGGGGGTCCAGCATGGCGAAGTTGCCCGAGTTTAA